A genomic window from Martelella lutilitoris includes:
- a CDS encoding peptidylprolyl isomerase: protein MQKRHLAAAALLATTVSFAVPSFAQDSGSSANDAVVATVDGAPITQSELQTTLDQFKGQFGQMPEEQLRAVALSSLIDMKVITDAAEKEGLDKTEAFKTRMDQLRQEELYNAFFDQKINAEITPEMLKARYDEEIANAPKQEEVHARHILVDTEDEAKKIIAELDNGADFAELAKEHSTGPSADNGGDLGYFSKGQMVPEFEEVAFSLNPGEYTETPVQTQFGYHVIEVEDTREKTPIPFEQIEPQLRQLVASEKYNEVVSQLKAGDKIVIEDKDLQQAYDAVNKMQ, encoded by the coding sequence ATGCAGAAAAGACATTTGGCAGCGGCAGCACTCCTGGCCACGACTGTCAGCTTCGCGGTCCCGTCCTTCGCTCAGGACAGCGGCTCTTCCGCGAACGACGCCGTTGTCGCCACCGTCGACGGCGCTCCGATCACCCAGTCGGAACTGCAGACCACGCTCGACCAGTTCAAGGGCCAGTTCGGTCAGATGCCGGAGGAGCAGCTGCGCGCGGTCGCCCTTTCGAGCCTGATCGACATGAAGGTCATCACCGATGCGGCGGAAAAGGAGGGCCTCGACAAGACCGAAGCCTTCAAGACGCGCATGGACCAGCTGCGCCAGGAAGAACTCTACAACGCTTTCTTCGACCAGAAGATCAACGCCGAGATCACGCCGGAAATGCTGAAGGCGCGCTATGACGAGGAAATCGCCAATGCGCCGAAGCAGGAAGAGGTCCACGCGCGCCATATTCTGGTCGACACCGAGGACGAGGCCAAGAAGATCATCGCGGAACTCGACAACGGCGCCGATTTCGCAGAGCTCGCCAAGGAGCATTCGACCGGTCCGTCCGCCGACAACGGCGGCGATCTCGGTTATTTCTCCAAGGGCCAAATGGTTCCGGAATTCGAAGAGGTCGCCTTCTCGCTCAATCCCGGGGAATATACCGAAACCCCTGTCCAGACCCAGTTCGGCTATCATGTGATCGAGGTCGAGGACACGCGCGAAAAGACGCCGATCCCCTTCGAACAGATTGAACCCCAGCTTCGCCAGCTCGTCGCCAGCGAGAAATACAATGAAGTGGTCTCCCAGCTGAAGGCCGGAGACAAGATCGTTATCGAAGATAAGGACTTGCAACAGGCCTACGACGCCGTCAATAAAATGCAGTGA
- the argJ gene encoding bifunctional glutamate N-acetyltransferase/amino-acid acetyltransferase ArgJ: MTTAISPLAPKSYPPMPPIDGLRIATAAAGIKYKGRTDVMMMIFDETAAVAGLFTKSKCPSAPVDFCRANLAGGKARVLVVNSGNANAFTGKKGAEATALTARTAAEAAGCAESDVFLASTGVIGEPLDASKFASVLSSMAGDASADLWLEAAKAIMTTDTYPKVATRGAEIDGVSVTLNGIAKGAGMIAPDMATMLSFIATDAAISAEALQQLLSEGVGASFNAVTVDSDTSTSDTVLAFATGKAPGQDLVTDGSDPRLDDFRAALHALMQDLALQIVRDGEGARKMVTVRVTGAEDDRAADVIARSIANSPLVKTAVAGEDANWGRVVMAVGKAGEKADRDRLAIWFGDIRVAVNGERDPDYSEEFASAVMREDEITIRADIGLGEGQATIYTCDLTKEYVAINGDYRS; the protein is encoded by the coding sequence ATGACGACCGCCATATCCCCGCTCGCGCCCAAATCCTACCCGCCCATGCCGCCGATCGACGGCCTGCGCATCGCCACTGCCGCCGCCGGCATCAAGTACAAGGGGCGGACGGACGTCATGATGATGATCTTCGACGAGACGGCCGCTGTCGCCGGCCTCTTCACGAAATCGAAATGCCCCTCCGCCCCCGTCGATTTCTGCCGCGCCAATCTTGCCGGCGGCAAGGCGCGCGTGCTGGTGGTCAATTCGGGCAATGCCAACGCCTTTACCGGCAAGAAGGGCGCGGAAGCCACGGCGCTGACCGCGCGCACTGCGGCCGAAGCCGCGGGCTGCGCCGAGAGCGACGTGTTCCTGGCCTCGACCGGCGTCATCGGCGAGCCGCTCGATGCCTCCAAATTCGCGAGTGTCCTCTCCAGCATGGCGGGCGATGCCAGCGCAGACCTGTGGCTTGAGGCGGCGAAGGCGATCATGACCACGGATACCTATCCGAAGGTCGCGACGAGAGGCGCCGAAATCGATGGCGTCTCCGTGACGCTGAACGGCATTGCCAAGGGCGCCGGCATGATCGCGCCCGACATGGCCACCATGCTTTCCTTCATCGCCACCGATGCGGCGATCTCGGCCGAAGCGCTGCAGCAACTCCTTTCCGAAGGCGTGGGCGCAAGCTTCAACGCGGTCACGGTCGACAGCGACACCTCCACCTCCGATACGGTTCTGGCCTTCGCCACAGGCAAGGCGCCCGGTCAGGACCTGGTCACCGACGGATCAGATCCGCGCCTCGACGATTTCCGCGCTGCCCTTCACGCGCTGATGCAGGATCTGGCGCTGCAGATCGTGCGTGACGGCGAAGGCGCGCGCAAGATGGTGACGGTGCGCGTGACGGGTGCCGAGGATGATCGCGCGGCAGACGTGATCGCCCGTTCGATCGCCAACTCGCCCTTGGTCAAGACCGCCGTCGCCGGAGAGGACGCCAATTGGGGCCGCGTGGTCATGGCTGTCGGCAAGGCCGGCGAGAAGGCCGACCGCGACCGCCTCGCCATCTGGTTCGGCGATATCCGCGTTGCCGTCAACGGCGAGCGCGATCCCGACTATTCCGAGGAGTTCGCCTCTGCCGTGATGCGCGAGGACGAGATCACCATTCGCGCCGATATCGGCCTCGGCGAGGGTCAGGCGACGATCTACACCTGCGACCTGACGAAGGAATATGTCGCCATCAACGGCGACTACCGCAGCTGA
- a CDS encoding GNAT family N-acetyltransferase: MSADLPLVRRLEAMGLRAWPAKNVHYDGAWQLRLTAGHPSKRLNSLSVLDQSDISDIEIRFEKARRHYEAFGRPLLVRETPLTPPALVEFLQAEAAEPFDATVVMTLDLFRFEPDDGVELLPSQDVGRFVGAALKVSPVGELTRAGLAEVVTAIRPAHGFFIREEEDGEPFAAGLCVHDFDMAGIEAFAVAPGARRKGHGRELATGMLRWARGRGARTAWLQVTETNTAALALYQSLGFQEAYRYRYWREKAEK, translated from the coding sequence ATGAGTGCGGATCTTCCACTTGTGCGTCGGCTGGAAGCCATGGGTCTGCGCGCATGGCCGGCAAAGAACGTGCATTACGACGGCGCCTGGCAGCTTCGGCTGACAGCGGGTCACCCGTCGAAACGTCTCAACAGCCTGTCGGTGCTCGACCAGTCGGATATCTCCGATATCGAAATCCGGTTCGAAAAGGCGCGTCGCCATTACGAGGCCTTCGGACGGCCGCTTCTGGTGCGCGAAACGCCGCTGACGCCGCCGGCGCTCGTCGAATTCCTGCAGGCGGAAGCGGCAGAACCCTTCGACGCGACCGTCGTCATGACGCTCGATCTTTTCCGCTTTGAGCCCGACGACGGCGTCGAGCTGCTGCCCAGCCAGGATGTCGGCCGTTTTGTCGGCGCTGCGCTGAAGGTGAGCCCGGTCGGCGAACTGACACGGGCAGGCCTTGCCGAAGTCGTGACCGCGATCAGGCCGGCACACGGTTTCTTCATCCGGGAAGAGGAGGACGGCGAGCCCTTCGCGGCCGGCCTCTGCGTCCATGATTTCGACATGGCTGGCATCGAGGCCTTTGCCGTTGCGCCCGGGGCGCGGCGCAAGGGCCATGGCCGCGAGCTGGCGACGGGCATGCTGCGTTGGGCCAGGGGACGGGGCGCGCGCACCGCCTGGCTGCAGGTGACAGAGACCAACACGGCGGCGCTTGCTCTTTACCAATCCCTCGGCTTTCAAGAGGCCTACAGATATCGCTACTGGCGCGAAAAGGCGGAAAAATGA
- the mutT gene encoding 8-oxo-dGTP diphosphatase MutT: MSEMKLLLVAACALIDADGRILLAQRPEGKALAGLWEFPGGKVEVGETPEACLIREMEEELGITTKPDCLAPLTFASHTYERFHLLMPLFVCRRYQGIPSGREGQAIKWVRARDLRDYPMPPADEPLIPILQDLL; the protein is encoded by the coding sequence ATGAGCGAGATGAAACTGCTTCTGGTGGCAGCCTGCGCCCTGATCGACGCGGATGGACGCATCCTTCTGGCGCAACGTCCGGAAGGCAAGGCGCTGGCCGGGCTCTGGGAATTTCCCGGCGGCAAGGTGGAGGTCGGCGAGACGCCGGAAGCCTGCCTGATCCGCGAAATGGAGGAGGAACTGGGCATCACCACCAAGCCCGACTGCCTCGCCCCGCTGACCTTCGCCAGCCACACCTATGAGCGTTTTCACCTGTTGATGCCGCTCTTCGTCTGCCGCCGTTATCAGGGCATTCCATCCGGCAGGGAAGGCCAGGCAATCAAGTGGGTGCGGGCGCGCGACCTGCGCGACTACCCGATGCCGCCGGCCGACGAACCGCTGATCCCGATCCTGCAGGATCTGCTGTAA
- a CDS encoding SAM-dependent methyltransferase, whose protein sequence is MEQVFETERVEKNRLKAWRAAKPGADFLLNIVAEEIAERLAVVERTFDRAVELHGMTGAVARAALASGKVGKIERLESDEAFSSEDAPVAVAPLEWPGLEERSFNLVLSPLAAHLTNDTPGYFIQARRALKPDGLFLAAIAGSGTLAELRDCLLAAEAEIYGGVSPRVIPFADVRDVGGLLQRAGFALPVVDQENYTVRYDTLFDLMADLRAMGMGNPLSDRSKKPVSRSFFLRAAELYAERYSDPDGRIRATFSIIYVSGWAPHESQQKPLKPGSAKVRLADALNTEEFKLKR, encoded by the coding sequence ATGGAACAGGTTTTCGAAACGGAACGGGTCGAGAAAAATCGGCTGAAGGCCTGGCGCGCGGCCAAGCCCGGCGCGGATTTCCTGCTTAATATCGTTGCCGAAGAGATCGCCGAGCGGTTGGCCGTCGTCGAGCGGACCTTCGATCGCGCCGTCGAACTGCACGGCATGACGGGTGCCGTGGCAAGGGCCGCGCTGGCGAGCGGCAAGGTCGGAAAGATCGAGAGGCTGGAAAGCGACGAGGCCTTCTCCTCGGAGGATGCGCCTGTGGCGGTCGCGCCGCTGGAATGGCCGGGGCTTGAGGAGCGCTCGTTCAATCTGGTGCTTTCTCCCCTTGCCGCGCATCTGACCAATGATACGCCCGGCTATTTCATCCAGGCGCGGCGGGCGCTGAAACCCGACGGGCTGTTCCTGGCGGCCATTGCGGGGTCGGGTACGCTTGCCGAGCTGCGCGATTGCCTGCTTGCGGCAGAGGCAGAGATCTACGGCGGGGTTAGCCCGAGGGTCATTCCCTTTGCCGATGTACGCGATGTCGGCGGTCTGCTGCAGCGGGCCGGCTTCGCGCTGCCCGTCGTGGACCAGGAGAATTACACGGTTCGTTACGATACGCTGTTCGACCTGATGGCGGATCTGAGAGCCATGGGCATGGGCAATCCGCTCTCCGACCGGTCGAAAAAGCCTGTCAGCCGGTCTTTCTTCCTGCGGGCGGCCGAACTCTACGCCGAGCGCTACAGCGATCCGGACGGGCGCATCCGCGCCACCTTCTCGATCATCTATGTTTCCGGCTGGGCGCCGCACGAAAGCCAGCAGAAACCGCTGAAGCCCGGTTCGGCGAAGGTACGTCTTGCCGACGCGCTCAACACCGAGGAGTTCAAGCTGAAGCGCTAG
- a CDS encoding ComF family protein has translation MDEIEPFRGETIGQRSAALARGTLSAFGNLLFPPVCAACGRTTGTHRALCVECWSDIRFIERPYCAVLGTPFSHDLGPDILSAAAIANPPDFDRLRSAAFYTGSVRNLVHALKYRDNTHLAVMMAEWMRRADDGMIARADGITAVPLHKTRLMSRRCNQSAELARNLARLSEKPFLPGLLRRTRRTSRQVGLSRTAREDNVRGAFALSPDSEDKVFGKSILVIDDVYTTGATVSSVARLLRRKGAAEINVLTFARVLDETI, from the coding sequence ATGGACGAGATCGAACCCTTCAGAGGCGAGACAATAGGGCAACGTTCCGCGGCTTTGGCCCGCGGCACGCTCTCGGCTTTCGGCAATCTCCTCTTTCCACCAGTCTGCGCCGCCTGCGGCAGGACCACCGGAACGCATCGCGCGCTCTGCGTGGAATGTTGGAGCGATATCCGTTTCATCGAACGGCCCTATTGCGCGGTTCTCGGAACGCCGTTTTCCCATGATCTCGGCCCGGATATCCTGAGCGCGGCGGCAATCGCCAACCCGCCGGATTTCGACCGGTTGCGCTCCGCCGCCTTTTACACAGGCTCCGTGCGCAATCTCGTCCACGCGCTCAAATATCGCGACAACACCCATCTTGCGGTGATGATGGCCGAATGGATGCGCCGCGCCGATGACGGCATGATCGCGCGCGCTGACGGCATCACCGCCGTGCCGCTGCATAAGACCCGGCTGATGTCGCGCCGGTGCAACCAGTCGGCCGAACTGGCCCGCAATCTGGCGCGGCTTTCCGAGAAACCCTTCCTGCCCGGCCTTCTGCGGCGCACGCGGCGCACCAGCCGGCAGGTGGGGCTTAGCCGCACGGCGCGCGAGGACAATGTGCGCGGCGCCTTTGCGCTTTCGCCCGACAGCGAGGACAAGGTCTTCGGAAAGTCGATCCTTGTCATCGACGATGTCTATACGACCGGCGCGACCGTTTCGTCCGTTGCGCGCCTCCTGAGACGCAAGGGCGCTGCCGAGATCAACGTTTTGACCTTTGCACGCGTTCTCGATGAAACTATATGA
- the grxC gene encoding glutaredoxin 3 encodes MANVEIYTREFCGFCARAKKLLADKGVDFTEYNATETPEVRAKMIERARGGSTFPQIFIDDRHIGGCDDLFALERAGKLDPLLAS; translated from the coding sequence ATGGCGAATGTCGAGATCTACACACGGGAATTCTGCGGTTTCTGCGCCCGCGCGAAGAAGCTCCTCGCCGACAAGGGCGTCGACTTTACCGAATACAACGCCACCGAGACCCCGGAGGTCCGGGCGAAGATGATCGAGCGCGCCAGGGGCGGCTCGACCTTTCCTCAGATCTTCATCGATGACCGCCATATCGGCGGCTGCGACGATCTTTTTGCCCTGGAACGCGCGGGCAAGCTTGACCCGCTTCTCGCCTCCTGA
- a CDS encoding carbon-nitrogen hydrolase family protein — protein sequence MTRFTAAALQMRSGTNPEKNAETLSRLVEEAVAKGAGYIQTPEMTGAVQKNRKALMAVLKGEEDDIIVRTASSLAERHGVYLHVGSTAIAVGGDRVANRALLFAPDGTIAARYDKIHMFDVDLDNGESWRESAVYRPGETACLARLPFVRLGMAICYDVRFPDLFRTYALAGAEVLTAPAAFTKQTGEAHWHVLQRARAIENGAFMISAAQAGVHEDGRETFGHSIIIDPWGRVLAEAGDVGEAVVTAEIDTDQVAEARGKVPNLKNIRPFTLEERQAMQASAEKA from the coding sequence ATGACCCGTTTTACCGCCGCCGCCCTGCAGATGCGTTCGGGCACTAACCCCGAGAAGAACGCCGAGACCCTGTCGCGACTGGTCGAGGAGGCTGTCGCGAAGGGTGCCGGCTATATCCAGACCCCGGAAATGACCGGCGCGGTGCAGAAGAACCGCAAGGCGCTGATGGCGGTGCTGAAGGGCGAGGAGGACGACATCATCGTCCGCACGGCGTCATCGCTTGCCGAAAGGCACGGTGTCTACCTGCATGTCGGCTCGACGGCGATCGCCGTCGGCGGCGACAGGGTTGCAAACCGCGCCCTGCTTTTCGCGCCCGATGGAACGATCGCCGCGCGCTATGACAAGATCCACATGTTCGACGTCGACCTCGACAATGGTGAAAGCTGGCGTGAAAGCGCCGTCTACCGGCCGGGCGAGACCGCCTGTCTGGCGCGCCTGCCCTTTGTCCGGCTCGGCATGGCAATCTGCTATGACGTGCGTTTTCCCGACCTTTTCCGCACCTATGCGCTTGCCGGCGCCGAGGTGCTGACGGCGCCCGCGGCCTTCACGAAGCAGACCGGCGAGGCGCACTGGCATGTGCTGCAACGCGCCCGCGCCATTGAAAACGGCGCCTTCATGATCTCGGCGGCACAGGCCGGCGTCCACGAGGACGGTCGCGAGACCTTCGGGCACTCGATCATCATCGATCCCTGGGGGCGTGTCCTTGCCGAGGCCGGCGATGTCGGCGAGGCGGTTGTCACCGCCGAGATCGACACCGATCAGGTGGCCGAGGCGCGCGGCAAGGTCCCGAACCTGAAGAACATCCGCCCCTTCACGCTGGAAGAGCGTCAGGCGATGCAAGCCAGTGCCGAAAAGGCCTGA
- a CDS encoding DUF1178 family protein, with product MIHYSLSCDNGHAFEGWFSGSDDFDRQVESGFLTCPICNSAKIAKELMAPQVSTARRKDERKAALVDKAQREALEKLKQAVAEIRAGSEDVGERFPEEARRIHYGEAKQRGIIGEAKPDEVRDLLEEGIEIMPLPVLPEDKN from the coding sequence GTGATCCATTATTCCCTCTCCTGCGACAACGGCCACGCCTTCGAGGGCTGGTTTTCCGGCAGCGATGATTTCGATCGTCAGGTCGAGAGCGGTTTTCTGACCTGCCCGATCTGCAACTCGGCGAAGATTGCCAAGGAGCTTATGGCGCCGCAGGTCTCGACCGCCCGCAGAAAGGACGAGCGCAAGGCGGCCCTTGTCGACAAGGCGCAACGCGAGGCCCTGGAGAAACTGAAACAGGCGGTGGCCGAAATCCGCGCCGGTTCCGAGGATGTCGGGGAGCGTTTTCCCGAAGAGGCGCGCAGGATCCATTACGGGGAGGCAAAGCAGCGCGGCATCATCGGCGAGGCAAAGCCCGACGAGGTGCGAGACCTGCTTGAAGAGGGCATCGAGATCATGCCGCTGCCGGTCCTGCCCGAAGACAAGAACTGA
- a CDS encoding porin has translation MKTKFFLIGSASLLAAATGATAADPVVMIEPVTANYVEVCDAFGSGYFYIPGTETCLDIGGYVRFETKFGGIQTGSAADGDWYPYVKTNLAITAKSDTELGTLTSKFVPELYFYSNGTGDDFTIDEAYIDIGDALALRAGYIKGYWNEDLWGELDNIDNVSRYNAIRIAYNGADHFQAALEIDAMTPGNVGLSDTNYPKLGLAARLGYIVSDSNYFKFDAAWDTYNETYALRPWAGFGIGPGTFEIAGLYESGFIAYGPDFTAANWNDSPIAGTYLKYAVAANYYFNVTENFILSPQTQYNVASNDKVFWEAGATADWEIVDDFHLRTNINYAFLDDSWNQQNWFGWVRLERDF, from the coding sequence ATGAAGACCAAATTTTTCCTCATCGGCTCCGCCTCGCTGCTTGCGGCTGCAACAGGCGCGACGGCCGCCGACCCCGTCGTGATGATCGAGCCGGTCACCGCCAATTACGTCGAAGTCTGTGACGCCTTCGGCAGCGGCTATTTCTATATCCCGGGTACGGAAACCTGCCTTGATATCGGCGGCTATGTCCGTTTCGAGACGAAGTTCGGCGGCATCCAGACCGGTTCGGCAGCCGACGGCGACTGGTATCCCTACGTCAAGACCAATCTGGCGATCACCGCCAAGTCCGATACCGAACTCGGCACGCTGACGTCGAAATTCGTTCCCGAGCTCTATTTCTATTCCAACGGCACCGGCGACGACTTCACCATCGATGAAGCCTATATCGACATCGGCGATGCACTCGCCCTGCGCGCCGGTTATATCAAGGGCTACTGGAACGAGGACCTGTGGGGCGAACTCGACAATATCGACAATGTCAGCCGCTACAACGCGATCCGCATCGCCTATAACGGCGCCGACCATTTCCAGGCCGCCCTCGAGATTGACGCGATGACGCCGGGCAATGTCGGCCTCAGCGACACCAACTATCCCAAGCTCGGCCTCGCCGCCCGCCTCGGCTACATCGTCTCCGACAGCAACTACTTCAAGTTCGACGCCGCCTGGGATACCTACAACGAGACCTATGCGCTGCGTCCCTGGGCCGGCTTCGGCATCGGGCCCGGCACGTTCGAAATCGCCGGCCTCTACGAGAGCGGCTTCATCGCCTATGGCCCCGACTTCACCGCGGCCAACTGGAATGACAGCCCCATTGCCGGCACCTATCTGAAATATGCGGTGGCCGCCAACTATTATTTCAACGTCACCGAGAACTTCATCCTGTCGCCGCAGACGCAGTATAACGTCGCCAGCAACGACAAGGTGTTCTGGGAGGCGGGCGCCACCGCCGACTGGGAGATCGTCGACGATTTCCACCTGCGGACGAACATCAACTACGCCTTCCTCGACGACAGCTGGAACCAGCAGAACTGGTTCGGCTGGGTTCGTCTCGAACGCGATTTCTGA
- a CDS encoding beta-glucosidase codes for MNNDQTGGAAVNIDHLLEELTLEEQVSLMAGADFWTTVPVPRLGIPAVKVSDGPNGARGAGGLTNGTPAAAFPCAIALGASWNSDAAYEMGAALAAEARSKGARVLLAPTVNMHRSGLNGRNFECYSEDPLLTSMLAVAYIKGLQDNGVGATIKHFVANDSEIDRQTVSSDVDERTLREIYLPPFEAAVKKAGVWAVMTGYNRLNGIHMDSHKWALQDVMRGEFGYDGIFMSDWFGTNSVAPSVNAGHDLEMPGPTRYRGARLLDAVKTGEVDAETIRAAARRLLVLFERVGAFDSAGPEAEISRDAPETRALIRRLGAEGAVLLKNEGNLLPLENNVSIAALGPNAGVARLMGGGSAQINAPYRVTPVEGLKAAFGDNRVSHAKGCTNNRLTQVLQGDIELRFHHGRRLEGKPVHIATEEALNCFWFDLPVPELDQNDFSVRFVATFTPEESGTYRAGMTNAGLARAYLDGELLIDGESDWSHGQNFFGAANDERQVEIELKAGTTYQIVIDYCSPDTAERGITVRALRFGIEKTMGEQDIDDAVRLAAEQDVAVLFVGRQEEWDSEGHDLPDMTLPGRQNALIEAVAAVNPNTVVVLQTGGPVEMPWLDQVRSVVQFWYPGQEVGNAIADVLSGAACPGGRLPQTFPARMKHNSAWSDDALTYPGKGGHVRYGEGVFVGYRHHDSRDVPPLFPFGFGLGYTRFDWGDATTDTAIMTDAGITVTVSLVNSGAADGVEVVQLYVHPEAMAGDVPVARPEKELRAFARLALTPGEQGTASLGIVPRDLAYFDVERRRWVAPAGRYTLLVAANAGDIRQRLTVDLKTEWSEPA; via the coding sequence ATGAACAATGATCAGACGGGCGGCGCGGCCGTCAATATCGACCACCTTCTGGAGGAGCTGACCCTGGAGGAACAGGTGTCGCTGATGGCGGGCGCGGATTTCTGGACCACCGTTCCGGTGCCGCGCCTCGGCATCCCGGCCGTGAAGGTTTCCGATGGCCCCAATGGCGCGCGCGGCGCGGGCGGCCTGACCAACGGCACGCCGGCTGCCGCCTTCCCCTGCGCCATCGCGCTTGGAGCGAGCTGGAACAGCGATGCGGCCTATGAAATGGGGGCGGCGCTGGCCGCCGAGGCACGTTCGAAAGGCGCGCGGGTCCTGCTGGCACCGACGGTTAACATGCACCGCTCGGGGCTGAACGGGCGCAATTTCGAGTGCTATTCGGAGGACCCGCTGCTGACCTCCATGCTCGCGGTCGCCTATATCAAGGGCCTGCAGGACAATGGCGTCGGGGCGACGATCAAGCATTTCGTCGCCAATGATTCCGAAATCGACCGGCAGACGGTTTCATCCGATGTCGATGAACGGACGCTGCGGGAGATCTACCTGCCGCCGTTCGAGGCAGCGGTCAAGAAGGCGGGCGTCTGGGCGGTGATGACCGGTTATAACCGGCTCAACGGCATCCATATGGACAGCCACAAATGGGCGCTGCAGGACGTGATGCGCGGTGAGTTCGGTTATGACGGCATCTTCATGTCGGACTGGTTCGGCACGAATTCGGTCGCGCCCTCGGTCAATGCCGGACACGATCTCGAAATGCCCGGGCCGACGCGCTATCGCGGCGCAAGGCTTCTCGATGCTGTAAAGACAGGCGAGGTCGATGCCGAGACGATCCGGGCGGCAGCGCGCCGCCTGCTCGTCCTGTTCGAGCGCGTCGGCGCATTCGACAGCGCCGGTCCCGAGGCGGAAATCTCACGTGATGCGCCGGAGACCCGCGCGCTGATCCGTCGTCTCGGCGCCGAGGGCGCCGTTCTTTTGAAGAATGAAGGCAATCTGCTGCCGCTCGAAAACAACGTCTCGATCGCAGCACTCGGCCCCAATGCCGGCGTGGCGCGGTTGATGGGGGGCGGTTCGGCACAGATCAACGCGCCCTATCGGGTGACGCCGGTGGAAGGGCTGAAGGCCGCCTTCGGCGACAATCGCGTTTCCCATGCCAAGGGCTGCACCAACAACAGGCTGACGCAGGTTCTGCAAGGTGATATCGAGCTTCGGTTCCATCACGGCCGCCGGCTTGAAGGCAAGCCCGTTCATATCGCAACCGAGGAGGCGCTCAACTGCTTCTGGTTCGATCTTCCGGTCCCGGAACTTGACCAGAACGATTTTTCCGTGCGGTTCGTCGCGACCTTCACCCCGGAGGAAAGCGGGACCTACCGCGCCGGCATGACAAATGCCGGGCTTGCACGCGCTTATCTCGATGGCGAACTGCTGATCGATGGCGAGAGCGACTGGTCGCACGGACAGAACTTCTTCGGCGCGGCCAATGACGAACGGCAGGTCGAAATCGAGCTTAAGGCTGGAACAACCTATCAGATCGTGATCGACTACTGCTCCCCGGACACTGCCGAGCGCGGCATCACCGTTCGCGCGCTCCGGTTCGGGATTGAAAAGACCATGGGCGAGCAGGACATCGATGATGCCGTCAGGCTTGCGGCCGAGCAGGATGTGGCAGTGCTGTTCGTCGGCCGCCAGGAGGAATGGGACAGCGAGGGACACGATCTGCCGGACATGACATTGCCCGGCCGGCAGAATGCGCTGATCGAGGCCGTGGCCGCCGTCAATCCGAACACGGTCGTGGTGCTGCAGACCGGCGGCCCGGTTGAAATGCCCTGGCTCGACCAGGTGAGATCAGTCGTTCAGTTCTGGTATCCGGGACAGGAGGTCGGCAATGCGATTGCCGATGTGCTGAGCGGCGCGGCCTGTCCCGGCGGCCGGCTGCCGCAGACTTTCCCCGCGCGCATGAAACACAATTCGGCCTGGAGCGACGACGCGCTCACCTATCCCGGCAAGGGCGGGCATGTGCGCTACGGTGAGGGCGTGTTCGTCGGCTATCGCCATCACGACAGCCGCGATGTGCCGCCGCTGTTTCCCTTCGGTTTCGGCCTCGGATACACCCGGTTTGACTGGGGCGACGCCACGACGGACACCGCGATCATGACGGACGCCGGCATCACCGTCACCGTATCGCTGGTCAATTCGGGCGCGGCGGATGGCGTCGAGGTCGTGCAGCTCTATGTTCATCCGGAGGCGATGGCGGGAGACGTGCCCGTCGCCCGCCCGGAAAAGGAACTACGCGCCTTCGCCCGCCTTGCCCTCACGCCGGGCGAGCAAGGCACGGCCAGCCTCGGCATCGTGCCGCGCGATCTTGCCTATTTCGATGTCGAACGCCGGCGATGGGTGGCGCCGGCGGGTCGCTATACGCTTCTTGTCGCCGCCAATGCCGGCGATATCCGCCAGCGTCTGACCGTCGATCTCAAGACCGAGTGGTCAGAACCGGCCTGA